Below is a genomic region from Enterobacter hormaechei subsp. xiangfangensis.
CACCATATCCGGGTGCAGGATAGTGGCTGGCTGGTTGTCCAGCTCGCCTGGCTCGCGGGCGTGGATCTTCTGCTCCAGCAGGCCGAGCGCCATGGCAAAACCGTACAGCGTGGCGGCGGGCGTCGGCGGGCAGCCCGGAATGTAGACGTCCACCGGCACGATTTTGTCGGTGCCGCCCCAGACGCAGTAAAGATCGTGGAAGATGCCGCCGCTGTTGCCGCAGGCGCCGTAGGAGATGCAGATTTTCGGATCCGGCGCAGACTGCCAGGCGCGCAGCGCAGGCGAGCGCATCGCGCGGGTGACCGCGCCGGTGAACAGCAGGATATCCGCGTGGCGCGGGGACGGCACCACCTTGATGCCGAAGCGCTCGGCGTCAAACAGCGGCGACAGCGTAGCGAAGATCTCAATCTCGCAGCCGTTGCAGCCACCGCAGTCCACGCGATAGACGTAGGCCGAGCGTTTGATTTTTTTCAGCAGCGACGCCTTCATGCTGGCGATGGACTCCTCCACCGTCAGCGGCACCGGAATGCCGTTAGCGTCGCGCGGGCCGAGTAAGTTTTCCATCAGCTGGCCTCTCTCATATGGCGGGTTAAATCGATGCGGTCAGACGGCAGCAGGCATTTCTGACGCTTGCACTCCGGGCAGGTTTCGAAGCTTTCACGGTGATGCTCCGCGCGGACGTCGCCGTTGTGCTTCAGCAGCGCGATGGCGTAGTCGATCTCTTTTTGCACGGCGAACGGACGCTTGCAGACGCGGCAGTTGCACAGCGCAAAGCGCGATTGCTGGAGGAAGTCCTCTTTTTTCCACACCGCCAGCTCGTACTCCTGAGACAGGCGAATGGCGACCGTCGGGCAGACCTCCTCGCAGCGGCCGCAGAAGATGCAGCGCCCGAGGTTAAACTGCCAGGCCAGCTCGCCGGTTTTCAGGTCCGTTTCCACCGTTAAGGCATTCGACGGGCAGGCGTTGACGCAGGCCGCGCAGCCGATGCACTGCTGCGGGTTGTGCTCCGGCTTGCCGCGAAAGTTTTTATCAACCGGGATCGGCTCCAGCGGATAACTGCTGGTCTGCGCGCCGGTTTTGATCACTTTTTTGATAAAGGTAAACATGGCGAATCCTTATTTCAGCGGCGAGTTCTTACGTTCGATGCTGTAGCGCTCAAGCTCTTTGTACGGCACCACCTGGCTTTTCTTCTTGCGCACGTCCACGACGGTCATGCGGTCGGTGCAGGAGTAACACGGGTCGAGGCTGCCGATGATCAGCGGCGCGTCGGAGACCGTGTTGCCGCGAAGCATGTAGCGCAGGGTTGGCCAGTTGGCGTAGGTCGCCGCACGGCAGCGCCAGCGGTAGAGCTTCTGGTTGTCGCCGGTCATGCTCCAGTGGATGTCGTCCCCGCGCGGCGCTTCGGCAAAGCCGAGGGCAAAGCGGTTTGGAATGTAGGTGAAGCCTTCCACCATCAGCGGGCCGCCCGGCAGGTTATCGAGTCCGTAGTCAATCATGTTCAGCGCGGTGAACACCTCGTTGATGCGCACCTTCAGACGGGAGATGACGTCGCAGCCCTGCTCGCTGTGCACGGTCATCGGCAGCAGGCCGTAGCCGACGAACGGGTGATCGGCGCGGGTGTCGCGGGCGTGGCCGCTGGCGCGCACCATCGGACCAACGTTACTGAAGTCGCGGGCGATTTCCGGGTCAAGACGACCAATCCCGACGGTGCGCTGCTCAATGTTGGGCGTGCTGAGCAGCATATCCACCAGCTCCTGCACGTCCCGGCGCATCTGCTGCGCCAGCTGGCGGGTCTGGATCATGTCGTCTTTCAGCAGGTCGCGGCGGATCCCGCCGATCAGGTTCAGGCCGTAGGTTTTACGCGCCCCGGTAAGGATCTCCGCCATCTTCATCGACGCCTCGCGCACGCGGAAGAACTGCATAAACCCGGAGTCAAATCCGACGAAATGGCAGGCCAGGCCGAGGTTCAGCAGGTGCGAGTGCAGGCGCTCCACCTCCAGCAGAATGGCGCGGATCATCTGCGCGCGTTCCGGCACCACGATCCCCATGCCGTTTTCCACCGAGGTGGTGTAGGCGGTGCTGTGGGCAAAGCCGCAGATGCCGCACACGCGGTCAGAAAGAAACGTGACTTCGTTGTAGCCCATGCGGGTCTCCGCCAGCTTCTCCATGCCGCGGTGGACGTAGAACAGGCGGTAGTCGGCGTCGATAATGTTCTCGCCGTCGACGAACAGGCGGAAGTGGCCCGGTTCGTCAGAGGTAACGTGCAGCGGGCCAATCGGCACCACGTTATTCTTCTTGCTGCCCAGCTCGTTGATGAACTCGTAGGTTTCGCTGTCGGTGGTTGGGGCTGGGCGCTGGCGGTAGTCCATGCTGTCCTTGCGCAGCGGATAGAGTTCATCCGGCCAGTCGTCCGGCAGCACCAGGCGACGCTCGTCAGGCAGGCCAACCGGCACCAGGCCGTACATGTCGCGCACTTCGCGCTCGCCCCAGACGGCGGCGGGCACGCGCGGCGTGACGGACGGGTATTCCGGTTTATTCGGGTCGACCTCGACGCGCACGGTGATCCAGCACTTCTCGCCCTGCTCCATCGACATCACGTAGTACACCGCGTAACTGCCGCACAGCTGGCGCTCGTCGTTACCGAACAACACCGACAGCCAGCCGCCCTGCTGGTAGTAGAGAAACTCCACCACTTCCGGCAGATAGTTCACCTTAATGGTGACGGTGATCTGGTCTTTGGTTTGCCAGGACTCCTCCAGCACCACGCCCGGGAAAGCCTGATGCAACGCGGCGAGATACTGCTGACCTTTCTTTTCTTCAGACATAAACACTCTCTTTAATCACGCCACCAGCAAGGAGACGAACGCTAAAAATGCAAAACCAAAACCAGCCCAGGTAATGCGTGACGTTTCGACAAAACGCAGGCGCGCCATGCTGTTTTCAAACAGGGCAATGACCAGCACGCCGATAAGCAGCTTGAGCACAGCCACCACCACGGCCAGCAGCAGGCCGCCCGCAGAGAAGTTCGTCATCTGCCCCCACGGGAAGAAAACGCCGACGAACATCTGCAACACCACCAGCTGCTTGAGACTGATGCCCCACTTCAGCACCGCAAAGCCGTAGCCGCTGTACTCGGTGAGCGGCCCCTCCTGTAATTCCTGCTCCGCTTCCGCGAGATCGAACGGCAGCTTGCCCATCTCGATAAACGTGGCGAACGCGCAGGCGCAGAGCGCCAGCACCAGCGGGAGCGAACGTGAAACCGGCCAGTGGTAAACGGTGTCGGTGATGAAACTGATGTGGGTCGAGCCTGCAACCTGCGCGGCGACCCACAGCCCCAGCAGCAGAATTGGCTCAACCAGCACGCCGAGCATCGCCTCGCGGCTGGCACCGATACCCGTAAACGGGCTGCCGGTGTCCAGGCCCGCAATCGCAAAGAAGAAACGCGCGATGGCGAAGAGGTAGATCAGCGTAATCAGATCGCCCAGCACCGGCAGCGGCGACGCCACCGTCACCACCGGCAGCGCGGTGGCGATGGTCAGCATCACGCCCACCATCACAAACGGCGTCAGGCGGAACACCCAGCCCGCGGCATCCGGCGCGACGCTCTGACGGGAGAGCAGTTTGAAGAGATCGCGGTACTCCTGGAGCACGCCAGGTCCGCGACGGTTGTGCAGCCGGGCGCGCGCCACGCGCGTGATGCCCGACAGCAGCGGCGCGGCGGCGAACAGCACCAGCGCCTGAAGAATTGCCAGTAACAGACTCATGTCAGGCTCCTCGTGAAATGACAATCACCACCAGCACCGCCAGCTCGATCAGCGCCAGGCGGCGGAACAGTACGGGCACGGCGGCCCCCTGCCAGCCCGGCACCCAGCCCACCGGGTTCAGCCAGTGTCGCAGCTTCAGCACGGCGGCAAAGTTCTCTTTCACCGGCATGGCGAAACCGTGGGCGGTGATGACCATCGACTGCTCGTGTTCGTAGCCGCAGGCCCACGCCGCGCCGCGCGAGCGGGAGGCGAGACGGTCGCGTCTGAAGAACAGCATCAGCACGAACGGCAGGAGCGGCGCGGCAATCAGCAGCAGCGCCATCATCGGCTGGGAAACGACGGTATGCGCCGTGACCAGCGGCAGCGGAATAGCCTGGCCCAGCTGCGGCAGCAGCCACGGCGCGGCAACCCCGCCCGCGATGCAGCACAGCGCCAGCGCGACCACGCTGGTGGTCATCAGTACCGGGGCGCAGCAGGCGTTTTCCGCTTCTCGGGTGCGCGGCGCGCCCAGGAAGGTGACACCGTAAACTTTAGCCATACACATCACCGCCAGCGCGCCGGTGATCGCCAGGCCCACCGCCAGCAGCGGGCCGAGTAAACGCCCGATAAACGCCTCGCTCTGGCCGAGGGCGAAGAAGGATTGATAAATCACCCACTCGCCGGCAAAGCCGTTCAGCGGCGGCAGCGCAGCCATCGCCATCAGCCCGACCAGCATCGCCAGCGAAATGACGGGCATTTTTTTGCCAATCCCGCCGAGCTTCTCAATATCGCGGTGCCCGGTGCGGAACCAGACGCTGCCCGCGCCGAGGAACAGGGTGCTTTTAAACAGGCTGTGGTTGATAAGGTGATACAGACCGCCAATAAACCCGGCGGCAATCAGCGCCGGCTGGTTGAGCGCCAGCCCGGTGACGCCTGCGCCCATGCCGAGCAGGATAATCCCGATGTTCTCCAGGGTGTGGTACGCCAGCAGACGCTGGATGTTGTGCTCCATCAGCGCGTAGAGGCCACCGACGAACGCGGTGATCATCCCCGCAATCAGCAACGCCACGCCCCACCACAGCGGCGGCCGATCGCCCGTCAGGGTTATCGTCAGGATGCCGAACAGACCGACCTTCATCACCACGGTGGAGAACAGCGCAGCGGCCGGGGCTGAGGCATTGGCATGCGCCTGCGGCACCCAGCCGTGCAGCGGGATTATCCCGGCCAGCAGGCCAAAACCGACTACGCTCAACAGCCAGACGTCGTTGCCCAGCGGCTGGCCGTTAAGCGCGGCGAAATCCAGCGTGCCGAAACGCTGCCACACCAGCCAGCAGGCCAGCGCCAGCAGCAGCGTGCCGAGACGTCCGAGCGCAAACCACAGCTTGCCGGAGGCGCTGCATCCGGTCAGGAACACGCCGCACAGGGCCATGATTTCAGCCATCACCACCAGCGCGCCGAGGTTGCTGGCGACAACGGTACAGACCGCGGCGGCCATCAACAGGTTAACCAGCAGGCCGTTGGCTTTGGTGTGCTGATGGCGGTGCCAGTCGATATTAAACAGGCTGATAAACAGCCCGCACAGGCCAAAGGTTATCAGCCAGATGGCGTTCAGCGGCGTAAGCTCAACGGCGTGGTGAATCAGCGGGATGAGGGTGTCGACGGATTGCCCGTCGATCAGGACAACCCCGCCCGCCGCCAGCGTCATCAGGCTGCCGACCGCCCCGCCGATACCGGCGATCACGCCGCTCAGCGTTTTATGGAAGGCGAGGAGCAGCGCCAGGACAGCGGCGGCGGCAAACCAGGCCACGCCGCTGGTCATCATAACTATCGCGTTCATTTCGCCCCCTCGTTAAGCGCCCGCAGCAGCGAAAGATCGCCGACGTCGGTATTGATGGTCAGCTCACGCTTGCGTTTGCTGGTGCGAGCGATGTCGCGGATGTTGACCAGGACCAGCGCCCGGGTCGGGCAGGTCCGCACGCAGGCCGGACCCTGCTCATCGAAGCTGCACAGGTCGCACTTCACCGCAACGGCGCGAATGCCCGGCACCCAGTCCAGCAGCGTGCTCACACGTGCCGGAGCCGGTGGCGCAGGCGGCGCTTTCGGGGTATTGGCATTCGCCGGAATATGCAGCGGACGGCTGCCGGAAAACTCAATGGCGCCGAACGGACAGGCGATGCCGCACAGCTTGCAGCTCACGCACAGGCTTTCGTTCAGCTGTACCGCGCCGTCAACGCGGGTGATGGCATTGACAGGACAAACGCCCGCGCACGGGGCGTCTTCACAGTGGTGACAGAGCTGCGGGGCAGACTCTTTCTCATTACGCATGACGCGCAGGCGCGGCATGGACTGTAGCCCGTGCAGGCGGTGCGTTTCCGAGCACGCCGCCTCACAGGTCCGACAGCCAATACAGACCGTCGAGTCAGCAATTACAAAACGGTTCACCGGGTCATCCTCTGGTGATGGTCATTTTTGACGAAAAAAAACTGTCTTATCGACACTTCTCGACACTCGCTTTTCAGGCCACGTTCGCGGAGGATTTTCCGTCGATCAGCTGTTTCAGGTTGATCGGCTGATCGTGCTCAACGGCGGCGTAGAGGCCGTTATAAACCGGCGCTATTTTCTCCAGATAGTGCTCCAGCACCTGCTGGCGATCGCGGTTGCTGACGTGACCGTCCACCATGCCGTCGGCCATCAGTTGAGCTTTCGCAATACACTGTTTTTCACCCTCTTTTGTCTCAACGTAATACTCAATGGTGTGGCTGTTGAAGCTCTCCGCCAGGGTGACAAAAATCGTGAAGTGACCAAACAACACAAAGCGCATGTCCCCCTGCGCCGCGCAGCTCATGGCATGGTGCAGACGGGCTTTTGACAGGGTGATCCCCTGAATCAGAGAGTTGCAGTAGAGGTGCCACTGATCCTGAAGCTGCTGATGACGTTGCGCGATGTAATCCGCTTTTTCGCTAATTTCCCAAATAGTCATAAAAGGTATCCGGTTAATGGAGTTAGCGGCTGTTAAGCAGTTTTCGTGCCAGCTTTTAATTTGTTGATTTAAATAGCTTTTAACAAGATACGTACTGTCACCGCCGCGGTGTCGACGTGTCATTTCGACAGCGTTGACATCGTCACGCCGTAACGCAAATCAAGCTGGCACTGTTATTGCATTGAAGGGGCAATTCATTAAGGAGGCGTCATGCACGAAATCACCCTCTGCCAGCGGGCACTGGAACTTATCGAACAGCAGGCTGTGCAGAACCATGCGAAGCGCGTGACCGGCGTCTGGCTGAAGGTCGGGGCGTTTTCCTGCGTCGAGACCAGCGCCCTCACCTTCTGTTTTGAGCTGGTGTGCCGCGGCACGCTGGCGGAAGGTTGCGCACTGCATATCGAGGAGCAGCAGGCAGAGTGCTGGTGCGAACAGTGTCAGGAGTACGTCACGCTGTTGTCATCGAAGGTACAGCGCTGTCCGCAGTGCCAGAGCAGCGGGCTGCGCATCGTGGCGGATGACGGTATGCAGATCCAACGCCTCGAAATCGAGAAGGAGTAAAGTATGTGTAGTACCTGCGGTTGCGCTGAAGGCAACCTGTATATCGAAGGGGATGAACACCGCCCCCACTCCGCGTTTCGCTCCGCGCCCTTTTCCCCTGCCCCGCGTCCCGCGGCGGCACTGACCGGCATCACCTTCGCGCCGCAGCGTTCCGACGCGGGTGACCTGCATTACGGCCGCGGCGAAGCGGGCACCCACGCGCCGGGCATCAGCCAGCGCCAGATGCTGGAGGTGGAGATTAATGTGCTGGATAAAAACAACCAGCTCGCCGTCCGCAATCGCGCCCGCTTTGCCGCGCGCGAACAGCTGGTGCTGAACCTGGTCTCCAGCCCCGGCTCCGGTAAAACCACGCTGCTGACCGAAACCCTCAAACGGCTGAATAAACGTGTCTCCTGCGCCGTTATCGAAGGTGACCAGCAAACGGTAAACGACGCCGCGCGCATCCGCGAAACCGGTACGCCTGCGATTCAGGTCAACACCGGGAAAGGGTGCCATCTGGACGCGCAGATGATTGCCGACGCCGCCCCGCGCCTGCCGCTGGCGAACAACGGCATCCTGTTCATTGAAAACGTCGGCAACCTGGTCTGCCCGGCAAGCTTCGACCTCGGCGAGCGGCATAAAGTGGCGGTACTCTCCGTGACCGAAGGGGAAGACAAGCCGCTGAAGTATCCGCATATGTTTGCCGCCGCCTCCCTCATGCTGCTGAACAAAGTCGACCTGCTGCCGTACCTGAATTTCGACGTGGATAAGTGCCTGGCTTACGCCCGCGAAGTGAATCCGGACATTGAGATCCTGCTGGTTTCCGCCACGCGCGGCGACGGGATGGACGCCTGGCTGAACTGGCTGGAGAACGAACGATGTGCATAGGCGTCCCCGGACAAATTCATTCCATCGACGGCAATCAGGCCAAAGTGGAGGTCTGCGGCATCCTGCGCGATGTCGACCTGACGCTGGTAGGCAGCCACGATGAGACCGGCGCATCGCGTCTCGGCCAGTGGGTGCTGGTCCACGTAGGTTTTGCCATGAGCATGATTAATGAGGAAGAAGCCCGCGACACGCTGGACGCGCTACAGAATATGTTTGACGTCGAGCCGGACGTGGGCGCCCTGCTGTATGGGGAGGAACGATAACACATGCGTTACGTTGATGAATATCGCGCGCCTGAGCAGGTGTTGCAGCTTATCGATCGCCTGAAGTCCCGCGCGTCGCTGCTGGACTACACGAAAGAAAAACCGCTGCGGATCATGGAGGTGTGCGGCGGACACACCCACGCCATCTTTAAATTTGGCCTCGACCAGCTGCTGCCGGAGAACATCGAATTTATCCACGGCCCCGGCTGCCCGGTGTGCGTGCTGCCGATGGGGCGCATCGACAGCTGTCTCGACATCGCCAGCCGCCCCGGTGTGATTTTTTGTACCTTTGGCGACGCCATGCGTGTACCGGGAAAAAATGGCTCGCTGCTCCAGGCGAAGGCGCGCGGCGCGGACGTGCGGATCGTCTACTCACCGATGGATGCCCTGACGCTGGCGATGGCTAATCCTGAGCGTAAGGTCGTCTTTTTCGGGCTGGGTTTTGAAACCACCATGCCCGCCACCGCCATTACCCTCCAGCAGGCGAAAGCCCGCAACGTCACAAACTTTTACTTTTTCTGCCAGCACATCACGCTTATTCCCACGCTGCGCAGCCTGCTGGAAGCGCCGGATAACGGTATCGACGCGTTTCTGGCGCCGGGCCACGTCAGCATGGTGATCGGCACAGAAGCCTACGGTTTTATCGCTGAACAGTACAATCGTCCGTTAGTGGTGGCTGGTTTCGAGCCACTTGATCTACTGCAAGGCGTGACCATGCTGGTTGAGCAGAAAATAGCGGCCCTGAGTGCGGTGGAAAATCAGTATCGCCGCGTGGTGCCCGATGCAGGTAACAGACGGGCACAGCAGGCCATAGCCGACGTGTTTAGCGTCGAAGGCGACAGCGAATGGCGCGGACTGGGGCTGATTGCCGAATCCGGCGTGCACCTGACGCCCGCGTATCGCGCCTTCGACGCCGAAGCGCATTTCCGACCGCAGCCGCAGCAGGTGTGCGACGATCCCCGCGCCCGCTGTGGCGACGTACTCACCGGAAAATGCAAACCTCATCACTGCCCGTTATTTGGCAACGCCTGTAACCCGCAAACCGCGTTTGGCGCGCTGATGGTCTCTTCAGAAGGGGCATGCGCCGCGTGGTATCACTATCGCAACCAGGAGTGTGAAGCATGAACACGGTGGAAATGGCGCACGGAAGCGGTGGACAGGCGATGCAGCAGCTGATTAACCGGCTGTTTATTGACGCCTTTAACAATCCCTGGCTCGCCGAGCAGGAAGATCAGGCGCGCATTGCGCTCTCAACCCTCACCGCACACGGTGACAGGCTGGCGTTCTCTACCGACAGCTACGTGATTGACCCGCTGTTCTTCCCGGGCGGCGATATCGGCAAGCTCGCCGTCTGCGGCACGGCAAACGACGTCGCCGTCAGCGGGGCGATCCCCCGCTACCTCTCCTGCGGGTTTATCCTCGAAGAAGGGTTACCGATGGAAACGCTCACGGCGGTGGTCAACAGCATGGCGCACACCGCCCGCGAGGCGGGGATCGCCATCGTCACCGGGGATACCAAGGTGGTGCAGCGCGGCGCGGCGGATAAGCTTTTTATCAACACCGCCGGGATGGGGGCGATCCCCGCCGATATTCACTGGGGCGCTCAACAGCTTTGCGCAGGCGACGTGCTGATTGTCAGCGGCACGCTGGGCTGCCACGGGGCAACCATCCTGAACCTGCGCGAAGGCCTGGGGCTGGACGGGGAACTGCGCAGTGACTGCGCGGTACTCACGCCGCTGATCCAGACGCTGCGCGACATGCCGGGCGTAAAAGCCCTGCGCGACGCCACGCGAGGCGGCGTGAATGCCGTGGTGCACGAATTTGCCGCAAGCAGCGGCTGCGGAATTGAGCTGACCGAGCGCGGCCTGCCTGTCAAAGGCGCCGTGCGCGGGCTATGCGAGCTATTAGGGCTAGACCCGCTTAACTTTGCCAACGAAGGCAAGCTGGTGATCGGCGTGGAACGCACGGCGGCGGAAGCCGTACTTGCACAGCTGCGCGCGCATCCATTAGGGAAAGACGCGGCCATCATCGGCGACGTGGTTGAGCGCAAAGGGGTGCGCCTGACCGGGCTTTACGGCGTGAAGCGCACGCTGGATCTGCCGCACGCTGAACCGTTACCCCGTATTTGCTAGACCGCATCAATAGCGGTCAGCGCCGAACGTCTCTTTTTGCCAGTTTCTATTGGAAAGCAACAATGCCGTATACACCGATGAGCGATCTTGGACAGCAGGGCCTGTTTGACATCACGCGCACACTTTTACAACAGCCCGACCTCGGCGCACTGAGCGATGCCCTGACGCGGCTGGTCAGGCAATCTGCGCTGGCGGACAGCGCCGCCATTGTGCTCTGGCATAGCGCAACCCACCGCGCGAGCTATTTCTCAACGCGTGATAACGGCAAAATCTTCGAATATGAAGATGAAACGTTTCTTGCCCACGGCCCGGTGCGGCGTATTCTCTCCCGCCCGGAAGCTCTGCACTGCAATTTTGACCAGTTTCGCCAGGCCTGGCCGAAGCTGGCAGAGAGCAACCTTTACCACCCTTTCGGCCACTACAGCATGCTGCCGCTGGCGGTGGAAGGGCAAATTTTTGGCGGCTGCGAGTTTATCCGCGATACCGACCAGCCCTGGAGCGAGGCGGAGTACGAACGCCTGCACACCTTTACCCAGATTGTGGCCGTTGTCGCGGAGCAGATCCAAAGCCGCGTCACCAATAACGTGGACTACGACCTGCTGAGCCGCGAGCGCGATAACTTCCGCATTCTGGTTGCCATCACCAACGCCGTGCTCTCCCGCCTGGACATGGATGAGCTGGTCAGCGAAGTATCAAAAGAGATCCATCACTATTTTAAAATCGATGCCATCAGCATTGCGCTACGCGGCAACCGGAAAGGCAAGCTGAACATCTACTCCACCCACTACCTTGATGAAGCTAACCCGGCGCACGAGCAGAGCGAAGTGGACGAAGCGGGAACGCTGTCCGAGCGGGTATTTAAAAGCAAAGAGATCCTGCTGCTCAATCTCAATGAACAGGATCCGGTAGCCCCCTACGAGCGGATGCTCTTCAACACCTGGGGCAACAAGATCCAGACCCTGTGCCTGCTGCCGCTGATGTCCGGCAACACCATGCTCGGCGTGCTCAAACTGGCGCAGTGCGATGAAGCCGTATTTACCACCGCCAACCTGAAGCTGCTGCGCCAGATCGCCGAGCGCATCTCCATCGCGCTGGATAACGCCCTCGCCTATCAGGAGATCCACCGCCTGAAGGAGCGGCTGGTGGACGAAAACCTGGCGCTGACCGAGCAGCTCAACAACGTGGACAGCGAGTTTGGCGAAATCATCGGGCGCAGCGATGCCATGTACAGCGTGCTCAAGCAGGTGGAGATGGTGGCGCAAAGCGACAGCACGGTGCTGATCCTCGGTGAAACCGGTACCGGGAAAGAGCTGATTGCCCGGGCGATCCACAACCTGAGCAACCGCAACAGCCGCCGGATGGTGAAGATGAACTGCGCGGCGATGCCTGCTGGCTTACTGGAAAGCGACCTGTTCGGCCACGAGCGCGGTGCCTTTACCGGCGCCAGCAGCCAGCGGCTGGGCCGTTTTGAGCTGGCGGATAAAAGCTCTTTGTTCCTCGACGAAGTGGGCGATATGCCGCTGGAGCTCCAGCCCAAGCTGCTGCGCGTGCTGCAGGAGCAGGAGTTTGAGCGCCTCGGCAGCAACAAGCTGATCCAGACCGACGTGCGTCTGATTGCCGCCACCAACCGCGATCTGAAAAAAATGGTCGCAGACCGTGAGTTCAGAAGCGATCTCTACTATCGCCTGAACGTGTTCCCGATCTGCCTGCCGCCGCTGCGCGAGCGCCCGGAAGATATTCCGCTGCTGGTGAAAGCCTTTACCGCGAAGATTGCCCGCCGGATGGGGCGAAATATCGACAGTATTCCTGCCGAAACGCTACGCACACTCTCGGCGATGGAGTGGCCGGGGAACGTGCGCGAGCTGGAAAACGTCATCGAGCGCGCGGTGCTGCTGACGCGCGGGAACGTGCTTCAGCTGTCCCTGCCGGAGGTTTCTCTTGCGGAAACGACCGTGGCCGCAACCGAGGTTGCGAAGGATGGAGAGGATGAATATCAGCTCATTTTGCGCGTGCTCAGGGAGACCAACGGCGTGGTGGCCGGGCCGAAAGGCGCGGCGCAACGGCTGGGGCTGAAGCGTACCACCCTGCTCTCGCGCATGAAGCGTCTGGGAATCGATAAAGAGAGCCTGAATTAACCCGTCATTCCGGCGCCGTATATGGCGCCGCCTTTCATCACTCTGCGTAATTGTCCCACATTGACACAATATATTTTCCTCTGTATAAAATTCCGCCTTAATAATGCGTTTCATTTGCATCAAAATAATTTTAATGAAGGTAGCGTTTAATGAAGAAGGTTCTCTGCGCGTTAGGCCTGGCGGTTGCATCAATGAGTACAGCTCTGGCTACCACGTACCCGCTCACGATAGAAAACTGCGGGTATAAAGAAACCTTCACCAAAGCGCCGGAACGCGTTGTGGCCCTGGGGCAGAATACCGTCGAGATCCTGCTTCTGCTGGGTCTGGAAGATAAGGTGAAAGCCAGCGCGTTCTGGCCGACCAAAGTATTGCCGCAGCTGGCTGAGCAGAATGCAAAAATCAAAACCCTGACCGTCGAAATTCCGACGCTTGAATCCATTCTTGCGCAAAACCCTGATTTTGTTCCTGCACAGCTGCCGCTGCTGCTCGGGCCTGAAAGTAAGGTCGCAAAGCGTGAAGATCTGGCAACCGTTGGGGTAAACAGCTACTTGTCCCCGGGCATGTGCGCCACTAAAAAAGCCGCAGGCGACATGTACGGCAGCCGCCAGAAGCTGTGGGACATGACCTACCTTTATAAAGAGATTGAAGATTTCGCTAAGATTTTCAACGTGGAAGCGCGCGGCCAGGCCGTTATCGCCGACTTTAAAAAGCGTGAGGCGGACCTGCGCCAGGAGTTTGGCAAAAACAACAAAGACCTCTCCTTTGTTTTCTGGTTCTCAAGCTCCTCACCTTCGGCTGATGCCTATGTCGGCGGCAAAAACAGCGCCTCTGGCTTTATTGCTAACGTGCTG
It encodes:
- the hycC gene encoding formate hydrogenlyase subunit 3, with amino-acid sequence MNAIVMMTSGVAWFAAAAVLALLLAFHKTLSGVIAGIGGAVGSLMTLAAGGVVLIDGQSVDTLIPLIHHAVELTPLNAIWLITFGLCGLFISLFNIDWHRHQHTKANGLLVNLLMAAAVCTVVASNLGALVVMAEIMALCGVFLTGCSASGKLWFALGRLGTLLLALACWLVWQRFGTLDFAALNGQPLGNDVWLLSVVGFGLLAGIIPLHGWVPQAHANASAPAAALFSTVVMKVGLFGILTITLTGDRPPLWWGVALLIAGMITAFVGGLYALMEHNIQRLLAYHTLENIGIILLGMGAGVTGLALNQPALIAAGFIGGLYHLINHSLFKSTLFLGAGSVWFRTGHRDIEKLGGIGKKMPVISLAMLVGLMAMAALPPLNGFAGEWVIYQSFFALGQSEAFIGRLLGPLLAVGLAITGALAVMCMAKVYGVTFLGAPRTREAENACCAPVLMTTSVVALALCCIAGGVAAPWLLPQLGQAIPLPLVTAHTVVSQPMMALLLIAAPLLPFVLMLFFRRDRLASRSRGAAWACGYEHEQSMVITAHGFAMPVKENFAAVLKLRHWLNPVGWVPGWQGAAVPVLFRRLALIELAVLVVIVISRGA
- a CDS encoding formate hydrogenlyase complex iron-sulfur subunit; amino-acid sequence: MFTFIKKVIKTGAQTSSYPLEPIPVDKNFRGKPEHNPQQCIGCAACVNACPSNALTVETDLKTGELAWQFNLGRCIFCGRCEEVCPTVAIRLSQEYELAVWKKEDFLQQSRFALCNCRVCKRPFAVQKEIDYAIALLKHNGDVRAEHHRESFETCPECKRQKCLLPSDRIDLTRHMREAS
- the hycE gene encoding formate hydrogenlyase subunit HycE, whose amino-acid sequence is MSEEKKGQQYLAALHQAFPGVVLEESWQTKDQITVTIKVNYLPEVVEFLYYQQGGWLSVLFGNDERQLCGSYAVYYVMSMEQGEKCWITVRVEVDPNKPEYPSVTPRVPAAVWGEREVRDMYGLVPVGLPDERRLVLPDDWPDELYPLRKDSMDYRQRPAPTTDSETYEFINELGSKKNNVVPIGPLHVTSDEPGHFRLFVDGENIIDADYRLFYVHRGMEKLAETRMGYNEVTFLSDRVCGICGFAHSTAYTTSVENGMGIVVPERAQMIRAILLEVERLHSHLLNLGLACHFVGFDSGFMQFFRVREASMKMAEILTGARKTYGLNLIGGIRRDLLKDDMIQTRQLAQQMRRDVQELVDMLLSTPNIEQRTVGIGRLDPEIARDFSNVGPMVRASGHARDTRADHPFVGYGLLPMTVHSEQGCDVISRLKVRINEVFTALNMIDYGLDNLPGGPLMVEGFTYIPNRFALGFAEAPRGDDIHWSMTGDNQKLYRWRCRAATYANWPTLRYMLRGNTVSDAPLIIGSLDPCYSCTDRMTVVDVRKKKSQVVPYKELERYSIERKNSPLK
- a CDS encoding respiratory chain complex I subunit 1 family protein — encoded protein: MSLLLAILQALVLFAAAPLLSGITRVARARLHNRRGPGVLQEYRDLFKLLSRQSVAPDAAGWVFRLTPFVMVGVMLTIATALPVVTVASPLPVLGDLITLIYLFAIARFFFAIAGLDTGSPFTGIGASREAMLGVLVEPILLLGLWVAAQVAGSTHISFITDTVYHWPVSRSLPLVLALCACAFATFIEMGKLPFDLAEAEQELQEGPLTEYSGYGFAVLKWGISLKQLVVLQMFVGVFFPWGQMTNFSAGGLLLAVVVAVLKLLIGVLVIALFENSMARLRFVETSRITWAGFGFAFLAFVSLLVA
- a CDS encoding NADH-quinone oxidoreductase subunit B family protein; protein product: MENLLGPRDANGIPVPLTVEESIASMKASLLKKIKRSAYVYRVDCGGCNGCEIEIFATLSPLFDAERFGIKVVPSPRHADILLFTGAVTRAMRSPALRAWQSAPDPKICISYGACGNSGGIFHDLYCVWGGTDKIVPVDVYIPGCPPTPAATLYGFAMALGLLEQKIHAREPGELDNQPATILHPDMVQPLRVKIDRTARRLAGYRYGRQIADDYLRLLSQGDHQVARWLEAENDPRLNEIVANLNNIVDEARIR
- a CDS encoding 4Fe-4S dicluster domain-containing protein, whose product is MNRFVIADSTVCIGCRTCEAACSETHRLHGLQSMPRLRVMRNEKESAPQLCHHCEDAPCAGVCPVNAITRVDGAVQLNESLCVSCKLCGIACPFGAIEFSGSRPLHIPANANTPKAPPAPPAPARVSTLLDWVPGIRAVAVKCDLCSFDEQGPACVRTCPTRALVLVNIRDIARTSKRKRELTINTDVGDLSLLRALNEGAK